DNA from Hippoglossus hippoglossus isolate fHipHip1 chromosome 13, fHipHip1.pri, whole genome shotgun sequence:
GGCCAAAACATGGAAATGAGGCACTGTGAGTCTGTTCCTGCTCTCTGACGTCTGCAATGATCAGGTCTTTCATCCGCCGCAGTATCGCAGCGCGTTCTGCTTCGTGGGAGATTTGTGTTGAATAGAAAAAGAGGAGGCAATAGGCTTTGAGCTTTGATACAATTATTTAGTTCAAAGATTAAAATTCCTTGGGTTTGTCTGTGGAAATGCATCACGAGGGTGAGAGGCCCTTTCCTTTACCCAGAGGAACATTCAGCAAAGAGTGTGAAGAGTGTCATTGATGGTAGGAGTGTGGGCGGCCAGGGGAGCCCGGTCCAGGGGAGGGTCGGTGGATGGGGGAGGAGCTGGGGGACATGCGAGGGCTGAGCTCTCCCGTCTGGAGACGCCACAGCAGCTCCTCGTTGTTGCGACTCAGCCGCTTCTTCTCGTTGCTCTCCTTCTCCACGTTGACCTGCAGGTTGGCGTTATCCTCAGAGAgttgtctgaggaagaagagcgaagttacagatttattttcctcacTGCTGTATTTGCCTATAACTGGTCTTAATACACAGACAATATAACTTTTGGTTCTTGACTTTGAGGCCAAACTCTACTGTACAAATATAAGTTATATACCCAGAACTAGAAATACTGTCCTACAATTGTATGCCTCCGCcagccagtgcagtttcagtccacaaaaatttgaagaaattccctaaaggcagacttgtgatatcatgttcaagaggccaaattCTTGAGTCCATGTGAATGTGTGCGACAGATGTAACGTAATTCCCTGCGGGTGTTGGTGACATATCACGTTCATAGgaacatgaggtcaccatgaccttaacctttgaccccaCAGTCAatatcaaatcagttcatctcaatgtttgtaccaaatttgaagaaattcccttgaGGTGTTGAGATATTCAGTTTATtggatggacggacaacctgaaaacacaaaggccctggccactggctgtctcTGGTGCAGAAGCCTAAAAATCGCAAGGTGAcgttgtaaaaaatgttttgccgTCTCATCACTGAGGCTTTTGAACTGACCTGGACACAACCAGGTTCTTGTCTATTCGTTCCTTCAGGTCTtcgttctgctgctgcaacacctGCACTCTCTCCTCCAGGTATACATTCTTTTCAGCCTGCTCAAAAACAAACGACGGAGGGTGCACAACATTaaattctttaaataaaaagagaaatagttatatttgtcattttaaccGTCCATACCTTACGTGTATGGACTATAGCTATTGGAATTTGACCAaccagacaaaaacagaaatttgAAGCCTACTATTATCTCCAGCTCTGTTATCTTCAGGTCCTGCTGATGAATTTGTTGATTCTTCATCTCCAGAACGTCTTTGAGACTCTTCAGGTCCTCCTCAATGTGTTTGTAAGGAGCCAAAGCGTCCTGACAAGAGAAGACAACAACAGTGAAGGCGACCATCAGTCTTTAAAACGTCAAGAATAACATCACATGTTGTTCCTGTGAAGCATCACGGAGCCGTTACCACTATCTGCTCATCTGTGCTCTTGCGGAGAGCTTCCTCAAAGCGCTTGGCTCGGTCCCTGAGGCTGCGATTCTGAAACGTCAGCGTGTCCACCTGATCCTGTTGAACACACGATATGTTGCCGTTACCAAACTTAAAATGTGTCCTGTTAAAACAGATACTTTGTCAAAAGAGAGGTGTTGACCTGCAGCGACAGTCTGATCTTCTGAAAATCTTCATCCAGAGACTTCCTCTGCTGTTCATGGGCCATCTTCAGATCTAACAGAAGAAATGACATGTCATCACCTCTCTGAACCTGCGAGTCAGCAGCAGGACAACTGCAGGTTTTCAGTTTGCTTCTTACTCTTCACGGTCCTGGCAT
Protein-coding regions in this window:
- the mtus2b gene encoding microtubule-associated tumor suppressor candidate 2 isoform X5 translates to MGHCCCRLHLLPLRCLEQTSERAIVKERELSQELARIRDEVAFSVAHWEQLQREKEELERRFEAELQGLRAQQQRELGALEERLKAQHIAEDRSLKALQRDELDDLRMQQQEQIEEMSENHEASLVEMETAHNDTLTTLQEEHARTVKNLKMAHEQQRKSLDEDFQKIRLSLQDQVDTLTFQNRSLRDRAKRFEEALRKSTDEQIVDALAPYKHIEEDLKSLKDVLEMKNQQIHQQDLKITELEIIAEKNVYLEERVQVLQQQNEDLKERIDKNLVVSRQLSEDNANLQVNVEKESNEKKRLSRNNEELLWRLQTGELSPRMSPSSSPIHRPSPGPGSPGRPHSYHQ